From the genome of Oxyura jamaicensis isolate SHBP4307 breed ruddy duck chromosome 2, BPBGC_Ojam_1.0, whole genome shotgun sequence:
ATTGAGTAACCCTGAGAGCCTCTGGGGGCCAGCAGCTGCCAACGCATCCCAGAAACCTTCATTTTTAAgccagagcagcccctgggaTGTGGGACAAGGGAAAGAGCCACAAGGGCTGGGGACGTACCAGGATGTGCACCAGGACCAGCTCGGCTGGGTTTCGGCACTTCTCGTGGAGCATCTCCTCCACGCAGGGCTCAGAGGGGTCAGGCTCAAACCCACAGCAGTATCGGTCCAGGCGGTCGTGAACCTGTGGGAGACATTTGGGGTCCTCAGCTGGGGCAGACAGCTGGGATGGGCAGGTCCTGGGGATTCTCACATGGAGCTTTTCTTgctcagaggaaaataaaatgcttttaaggaTCCTTAGTGGGCATTGAGTGGAAAAGCTGCTTACACCAGTGCATAAAAGAGGGGCAGGGAAGCACAAAGAAGCTGAGCTGACTTGCAAAACCCCTTGGGCTTGGAGAAGAGCCTGATAAAGGTGACAGTGACAAGCTGTTCTGCTGGAGTTCAGACACCACGCTCCATATCTGCACAGACCAAATGGGCCATGCTTGCAGctgaaacaaagggaagaaggaCACAGTGAGGAAGGCAAAATAACCCCCGAAACAACCCAGAAAACCTAGGTtgcaaaacttcagaaagagattttttttctcaggctAAGCCTTGGTTCACTGGGTGACATTTTATTTGGGCACCTTTCTTATACACCGTTTCATCCATCCCTGAGTCCTACACAGCTCTCAATAAAAAGAAGATGAGTGGAAGAGAGTCGGTAAGGGAAAAAGCAATCTGTGCTTTACACGGTGCCTGCGTGACATTTGAGTTAGTCCACGGTAACTTCTTTTAACTAATCTGTACTTAATTACTTGCAGGCTCTGCTAAGCCCCTGTGtatccccctccccaccccaatcCCTGCGGCAGCCCTGAGCTGcttggctgctcccagcacatcACCCTGCCTCAGAGGGACGAGGGgagctgattttaaaacaaataaatctctGCCAGGCCCAGCTTCAATAACCCTGCCTTGGTGTATGtataaaatgtatgtatttcagCTCCTGCAGATGGATCAGCCATTCGTGCCAGGGAAGCAAGGAAAGCTCACTGGTGGGCAGCCCGGCTGCAAGATGAAGGCTGCTGGGGTCGCTGGTGTCAGAGCTCAGGATGCCCGTGGTCACTATGGCCAGGAGAATTTCTGTCCCAGGATCCCAGTGAACCAGCCCAGCTGGTTTCTGCAAAAGCCACCAGGGTACAGAAATCCAGAGCCCAAGACGCcgagcaggggaaggagaggccGTGGTGAGGACGATGCGGTTGTGGTGGTGGGGATGAGTCAAGGCTTCCGAGCACCACTCCGACGTCTGCCAACACTGCCGGCAGCGGGAGGCAGGGGGAGTGAGGCTGAAGGGCGCCTGGAGAAAGGCCACAAGGAAGGAGACAGGGACAGCCTGCACAGAGCGGGGCTCTGCCCATCCTTCCTTTCCCCCACAAACATCTGAAAccaagggagctgctgccagacCCACGTGGGTGTAGAGTGGGGGCTGACGCTGGTGTCCCACATGGGCCCTGGGACACGGACGAGCTCGTTGTTGACTccctgagagcagctctgacaCACGGAccagctccccctccccctggTTGTCCCCATGTCACTGACATTCGCTTCTCATCAGAGCTTGAGTGGCCCTAATGAACATGGGGCCTTGCTGCTGCAACACAGACAGAGGAGCCGCACCTTCTGCCATCTGCTCAGCTCATAACCTGTCACGAGCACCCTTGATTTAAGCTCCTCTTCAGGCCCAGCGTTGTCTGGGATGGGGACTGCTTCTCCCAGCACTGGGTGCCACTGCTTCCAGATTCCTGATGGAGAGGAAACTTAGGAAAATTAGGGGTGACTGTCCTCTGAAAGAAGTTGGGCCCACAAGGACCGCTACATCCTGAAGGATTGAGCCTGAAAAGTCATCTGGGGGTCAAATAGTTGATGAAATaccagttttttgtttttttttttcgtctttctgctttttgtaagGAGGGTGTTGTTGATGGGAAAGCATCCATCAGAGATAGTCTGTGATTGCTGGAGCTCTCAAGTAGGACGCCAAAGAGCCTGACTAACTCTTGCATCACGGAAAAGAgaagggggctggggagagcccaGGAGTCTGAGACTGTTGGGCTTGTGGAGCAGCCCCAAAGATGCCTGTGGCCGTCACCACAGTGTCTGGATGAAGTCCTCGGCTTCTGCATTCCCCAGctgtcagcaaaaaaaaagctctgaaacaCAGAGAGCAACAAGGAAGGTGGCCATGTCCTTAAAAGCTTGATCATAGTGTGGGTGGGGGGCAGGCTTACCCTCACAGTCTTCATTTTGGGGTAGTTGAGCCAATTTCCAGATTAAACAGAGGTCCCAGTGAGGATAGGATGGCCTCAGAGGGAgacagggatgctgctgcaggggtgCAGCCTGAGTGTGCTGGTGGTTTTGGCTCTTTTTAAGGCACAGGATGAAGCCAGTAGCTGCTCCCTTTCAACAGAGCTCTGCATTTTACCCATGGTAGGGTTCTGCAAGGAGAGGTCTCTTTCTCCTGACACCTCAGGCCTATGGGGCTCAGGTGGACATAGGTTGTAGGGGACAGCCAGCAGCCTGAAACTCTCCTATTTGCAAAcactgtgtgtatgtgtgtgttgtAAGGAGCAAATAATGCAGAAGAGGCcaaattttaaaaccttttagaAGAAGATCACGAAGATCTCAATGCCTGGCTCAGGGCTGCACGGAAGGGCTCAAAGTTCATGGCTTCCCGCTCTCCTCAGTACATGCTGCAAGATGCTAGAGACATTATTTCATTACTACAGTATCCTGCTGGCTTCATGCCTCTTTATGTGACTTTTCCACATGGGAGGATCCCATTGAGTTATTGAGAAAAAGCCAGCGGATTGCCCCTTGATTTATTACTCCACTGTTTTGGCCCTCTGCAGGAAAATCTCCTTAAAACTGGATGCTTTTTTCTCCTAGAGACTCAGCTTTTCCATTGCATTCAATGGTATTTTGGCctgggggagggaaagggacTGGTTAATCTTCTCATTTGTTTGGCTGTTTcatctaaaatatttccaagcCCAACCATGACTGCGTCTCCTCTGCCAGCCGTAGTCTGAGGTTATAAAGATTAATAGCCAGGCCGtgccaaaaaaacagaaagagtaatgagaacaaacattttaatggtattttttttcttcctccatttttttaaagtatatgtgtttatatatataattgctGTTTCAGATAGTTTCCCCTTGTCTAATAATGAAAGTTGCAGCCCTGAGGTACataaacaggcttttttttttttttttttttccaaaagaaacccctttttcctcctcaagGTTACTCCCAAATAAATGATAACTGCCTGTGACGCTGTGGTaatccctggcagcagcaggctatGGTTTTCCAGATCAGACTGTTaatcctgaggaggaggaggaggaggaaagcactACTGTACAGAGGGGTAGGGATGAAAATTCCCCATACCAGCAGTATGTCTCTGGAGTAAATACATCAAAGCCACGGGGCTGgtgcaggagatgctgccttCACCCAGGAATGCCCTGtcctgagcagctgcagcatccaCGTGATGCAGAGCAAGGAGAGCCAGGGCGGGATGAAGTTGGAACACATGAGAGCGGACATCCATCTCCTCTATGAAGTCAGCAATTATGAAACCCAAGCCCccagaaaattaacattttatgaGCAGcatgaaagatatatatatatatgtgtgtatatatgtatatatatgtttgtttaaAGACAGCcaactttggggaaaaaaattggaCTCATGCCTTCTAGTGTTGTGCTGTGATGGGGAGATGAAGGAAAGTTGCCTGGTGgcagggatttttattttttatttttattttgtcagagGGACCTTGCATGGGCTTGAAAGTTGAGGAATTCTTGAAATGTTGACAtccccagggctgagcagaaaaACGGAACCCTTTGCATTCACTCTTCTCTTCAGCATCTGAAGCAAGAGAAGCTCCAGcctcttcccaccccagcctgcagctgagctTCACCAGCCTGGAGGTTGGACCATGCTCCTGAGGCACTTGGCAGTGTCATGGATCACCCACCAGCCTGGAACTTCTTCAACAAGCAAAGAGCCACCACCTTTTTAATGGTACAGCTTCAGCTCCTCAGGTTTCTCTGATTTTCACCAATGATCCAGCTAAAATGCAAATCTTTACagagggaaataataataataataaaaataataataataaaaaagtgctgctttccactgcatttttattattgtttgaATTTTGCTTGGGACATCCCACCATACAGAGCTGAGCTCAGCTTTGGGTGCATGCTCCCTGGTTCTCCTTGCTTCTTGACAGGCCATGTTCAGCCCCGGTGCTGTGTGCAGATATGAAAGCAGGGCAGACCCTGGTGCAGGTTTTAGGgatgtttttcttacttttagtGCCACTGGTTGCTGATGTTCACCACAAGCTCACACAAGTCCTGCGTGAGATTCACCACCCAAGAAGGGGTAATGTGCAAGGTGGAGGCAACATCATCGAGATGTCCCAGAAGGTGCCAAAAGTTACCccagcagcaaaaagcagtaatttttgaCTCACATTTTGGCATGCACTCCCAGGACAACACAGCCTACACAActcacagaagagaaagagatgaCAGAGGTGTACACAGGAGGATGCAGTGTCCCACCTGGCACAACAGACAGCCGCCCTCACCTCAGCCCTACCTGCAGGAGGAAGTCGAAGAGCGCCAGGCGTCCCCACTCGCCATGCTGGATGCTCTTGCAGGGAGTGTCCCCCACCACCGGGGCCCTGCCGTGAGTCCGCAGCATCTCCTGGTACTGCAGCCACCCCAGGGCGCAGGAGTTCTGGTCGTTGTTGGTGTCCTCCAGGTGCTGGACGTCGGGTGCCCACCAGATGACGGGCCGTGTAGCACCGTTGGTGTAGCTGTAGGGCAGGATGGGGCTAGAGAAGCGACGGGCCACAGCGGGCAGGCTCCTGTTCAGCCCCAAGACCCTGTCCAGGTGGAAAGCCACCACCTCGTAGAGGTCCCCAGGGCGTTTGATGAGCCCGCAGCGCCCATCCCCACAGTCCCCCTGGGGGCTGGTGGGCTGGGGATCCCCTTCAGTGTGCAGGCGGACACGCAGGACCTGCCCGTGGGCTGGCACACGGGTTTTGGAGACCACCTGCCCGTGGGCCAGCAGCTTCATCTTCTGGATGTCATCATCAGAGAGCCACGGCGGGGCTGTCCCACCAAGACGCAACCTGTCCCCATGTTGGGGGTTGCCCCGCCAACATGGCTGCTCCACAGAAGACAAAGGGGACGGCatgcccagctccctcagctgccgACTGTCCCCCTGGTGCCTCCTTGTCCTCCGGGTGGGCGGCTTGTGCCCACACAGGGTGGTGGCTGTGTcctgccggggccggggggctggggaCTGTGATATGGGCACTGGTGCCATGCGAAGGGACCGGGCCCGGCCGTGGACCCCGGTAGGCGGTGGGGGCAGGTGGGTGAGcgccagcagggccagggccagcaggacccccagggccaccagggGAGGGTGCTTCAATCCCGTCCTTCGCCATGGTCGCTGGGCCTGTGGGTCAGAAAGGAGAGTGTCACTAGTGGTCCCAGCCCATGGGGCATGTCAGAAAAAGGGACTCGGCTGGGGGACACAAGCGGCCATAGCACGATTTGGGTCAGAAATTAGCCTATGGTCCCCCAGGGAGTTGGTCAGGGAAAGAGCTGACCCAGTGGAGATGCTGTAATGTCTGCAGTGCTGGTGTACAGGACCACCTTATGCCTGATGAattcttcaaatatttgctttgaaaactcaaggaatgaaaaaaaaaaaaaaaaaaaaaaaaaaaaaaaaagatcatcaGCAATGGTATTCCCCCAGACTTTTCCAGGTGGCCCTTCCCAGCCGCCCTGAGATGTGTTGCCACGGTCACTTTGAGCTCCTGATGCCCAAAGCCTCCCACGATAGGCCTTTGTGTGTGTCAGAGGAGTCATACCACTCAAAATCAGAGCACGCAGGAccagaaatagaaaacattcctcttttatcttttttttttcttttttttttttttttaataaggctGAATGTCCACACTGCCTTTTCTTCTGCCGCAGCCTGCAGCTTGCTGTGCTATTCCCTGAGCTCTGCTGCATCCACTCACCCGCCTGCATCCATATTTGACTGGGGAGCTGCGAAGCTGAATAAACCCTAAAGGAAATCAGGAAACAGAAGGGGGGATACAAGCTGAGCTGTGGTTTTGAAGGACTACATTTCCACAGCATCCTTAGTGTAGACCACAGACACAGGCCAACACAGAGCAAATACCTGGATGGGTGGGAGCATTTTCCAGTTCCTAAGAGCTTTTTCTCCTGAACGCCTCACTCCAGTGGTTCCTGTCTCAGTTGCACACTCAGCCCAAAATTCAGACCTCAGTGCCCTCATGGGAGGGAAGTGCAGTGTGTGCTAagacccagccctgccagcactgcaCTCAGCATGGATAAGAGCTTGCAAGAGCTGATCAGAAGATATTGCAGCCTACATTTAGAAAAGGTGCAAGCTTCTCTATCTGAAACCCAAAATGTTCTAATTGCCAGCATGAAGAAACTGCTTTTAGATGGGTGCCACCATGTTTTAGTGCTGTTTGCTGGGATGGACTTGCAAAAACAATATGGGTTGTAAACACAGCTATGAGCAGATACTGTGCTAAGCCAACGTGTCTGCTTTGCCCTCAAGGCCTCCCCAGCATCACAGCGCTGGTGCTGGTGAAAGACCACCTCACTGGCTGTGACCTGCATGATGGCCAACATATTGTATAATCTCTTTATAAGCtttccagcccagcaccactCTCATGCTTTACAGAGACATTTCCAAGCAATTCAGCGATGAGGCTCAGGACAATGAGCAGGAATGAGGGCCTTGTTCCTCTTCGCTTcgcaattatttattttggaagcaCAAATATATCCACAGCAGACATAGCGGGATGGTATATTGCCAAGGAAGGGATAAGGAATTGTttgtgtgagaaacaaagttgtatttttgcagtagaaaattatttttctttattccaaggtagttgtgtagtcataataaggagaaatgctaagtaaaTAAGTGGACAgcagaaggcctcactgttccaaaagaAGGTAGAagtttgagaaaaacaggatgagcagtgtgagaacagtaaaacaaagatcacaagttctcaaaacataagaaaggagaaattaaagggttgaaaaaaagaaaaattgtacatctgtggtatagaggagcgttgagtagcttgtgaacctgtagtactcagccagtgaAGAAacgggaggtgatcaggcgtcgGGTAACAGGGGATAAAAGGTTATgctttgtttactaaaatgcgctcctgattgacaggacgcctgccattgcaatcgcgaataaaatagcttcacagaagatcctgtctgaagaaaattatttgagatttttctcacatttgtaagaggaaaagcttaaaaaagCAAGAGCTCAAAAGCTCTGGAGGTGAGAGCCAGCAGCCAGAGTGACTTCCAGAAGGCAGCTCAtgagaatcacaggatggtttgtgttggaagggaccttaaagatcacccagttccaaccctctgccatgggcagggacacctcccaccagaccaggctgcccaaagccccatccagcctggccttgaacacctccagggatggtgcacccacagcttctctgggcagcctgtgccagaggAAATGTTTCATCTGTACCTCATCAGCTGATCGAGCACTACGCAAAAACCTATGAGGGCCCAAGTGGGTTTTCCTTCCAGGTCTCCCTCTCAAGGACTGAGCAGATTTAAAACAGCTTCCAAGAGCTCGTGATGGTGCATTTGGAGTGATTTAGCTTTATAGCTCTCATTTAATTGTTTCTCTCCCAGAAATACAGCACAGTGCAGCAAaatggagctgctgggagggagGAATGCTTCACTCACACTCAGCTTATGCCAGCCTCCTCCTGTGCAGCTCCAGGTCTGTGTGTTAGACCCGCATGGCAAAAACTGAGGGGTTTCCCAGAAATCCCACACACACCTGAGTGTTTTTCAGAGCCCTGCCTAAAACAACCCAAATAACAACacctctgctgctttttgggTTCCTAAAATCAGACCTTGAGCACTGCCGCCAACATTCATGAACACACTTGGAAACCCTTCCCCTTACTGTGATGGTGCAGAAAGCATTTGTCCAGGCACAGCAGCCGAGACTGGCTTTAATCAGGAAATCTCACACCCTTGGGGGAGCATGCAAGAGCCATTCGGGGAGCGTGGCAAATACAGTGGGAAAACCCCTTTTTAAtccacagctgcagagcaaCACTGGCCACAGGGAGCCAAACGGATGGGAACAATTacaatttgtttttttgttacgTCAAGGTGGTTTGCAGGGCGAGTGGTTGAAGCATCCTTAGTGCCTGGAACCACTTTGTCCCCTCTGTGGGCAGGCTCGGTTTGGTTACAGCCGAGCCTGAATCTTGCTCCATGAGCCTGGACCAGGGCCACCGCAGCCCTTTCCCTGCTCGGCTCGGGGAGCCTGGATTTCACTGCCACATCGACAataataaggggaaaaaaagtgcaagtaCAGCCTCTATGTTATTTCTGGCAGTCAATATTACAAACTTAATAATAATCTAGATGATATAACATCGCAGAAATGGTGCTGTATTTATAAACCCAGGGTAAATCCTTTTCCAAAGAGACTTTCTCCGAGTCTGTGCTGTAAAAAATACTGCACTTTAAGCTATGGCTTCAATTCAGCCTGAAATGAAAACCATACATACCGCTCTGCTTTGCCAGCTTGACAAACTGACAGTACAGCACGTCTTCTCTAGAAATTAGGTACATTTCCCAGCAGGCAAGCTGAAGCAAAACCCATAAAAACGCGTCAGAGAGGTACGGCTCGCGCCAGGATGCCAAGGAGTAAACAATGCATACGCTCACTCGTCAGGTGGACATACAGCACAGCCCGGGCTCCCGAGGGCATGGCCTGGCCACTCGGGGTAACATTTTCTAAGTGTGGGTCAGAGGATTTTATCCTCCACACTTTGTTCCCGGGGCGCTTGGACCTTGGAGGAATTTGAAGCGGAGAAGCCTGTTTTCAATTGCTTTGCAAAGTGCATCAAATTGGCTTTGTTGAGcgtggaagaaaaaggaaaacaaacccaaaactTCATTATCCAGGAATGTGAGGAACAGCCCTAAAACTCAAAAAGATGCCATAGAAATGCGTGGCCTTTAAAAGCGGGATCCAtccctgctctcctctggaGCCTGCCAAATAAGCACAAAACCGTGTGGACAGCAGGCAACGCAGCCCACCGCGActgattttaacaaaaattgCTTGAAAAGCCACCAGAAGCCCTTCTCCTACTGCCTGCCACCCCCAGGAGTGTCTCCAAAGCCTGGCACCCACCACAGCtgcccaggagagcagggctgtgcatCAACCAGGCTGGCGGCGTGGCATCACCTCCAGGAGGGGATCAGCCCCATCCTCTTGTTTTCGGCTGGAAAATGCGTGGTTTTAACAACAGGCAGGCTCGCAGCGGCCAGGAGACCCAACCTCTTCTCCCCCAGAGCCTGAGCTGAAGGAAACCCTTCACCAGTCACCCAAGATTCAAGCGTTTAAGTGCCTTCCTATATCATCCTGCCCGGGGAAGAGGTACCGCTCGCCGAGCAGGGCTTTACCTAAGACAGCTATTAAATCACAGCTGCCAGACTCAAGGGGAGCCTGGCTGCCTTCAGACCCCACCAGACACACAAAAGGGGGTCACAGCAATCCTGGGGCGGGAGGGAACCCAGACCTGCTGCCACgcggtgctggggctgtcccGCAGAGCCAGCCGTACCCGCCGAGCTGGCGCTCAGCTCTTCCCACGAGCGTGtccaaaccaaaccagaaaACGACAAAGTTAAATTGCCCGGGATGGGACTTTAAAGCTTGCCGTGCTTTGCTACATTTTGGACAGCCCGATGGAGGTGGTCAGCAGCCTGAGACAAGTGCCAGGCAGCGCCCCAGCATGGAAGAATAAAATGATGTTGGTGATGCCGTTCCCTCCGAGCACTGactttaaaaatttgtttgaaaTCCCCGTGGTGTTTCCCTTGCCCccatctccctgccctcctgttACACTCAAGTCAAGCCACACGCAGGCCAGCTTTCCCATCCGcggggggaagcagcaggagggccccttccccagcagagcagatgtGGCTTTCCCTCGCGCAACATCTGCGCCCCGCGCGCCCGCTCCCTTCCAACAGTGCTGCCTTTGTGCGTCGGGGACTGCGCAGAGGATGCTcgggaggagggcagcagcctgcagaccACATGCCGGGGTCCTTCGCTGCTAACCCCTCACATGCACAGCCTCCACACACCTGGTTTCCTTCTGCTGGGAAAcaacatgacatttttttccccaccttctTCAGGAATCAGAAGTCCTGCTCCTCAGCGGCTCGCTTCCAGCCGCAGCAAGGGACACGGCTGCTTTTCTGCTCACACTAATAATTTCTACAGGATGCCCAAAGCCAGGACAGTGACAGCAGTGAGGAAGGTTCCTCTCAAGTCCCCTTCCTCACAATGTCCCCCACCCTAAATCTTCTCCCTGTGTATTCCTGAGCCGCTCACCAACTTCGGCCTTGCATCTCCAGTGGGGTTGTGCTGCTTCAGCTCCTTTCAGCAAAGAGCAAAGGTGCTGGGaggtgacatttttattttatttattttttttttcagcatgttctGGGCCAAACAGAGatgaatacatttaaataaaaccaagttTTATTCCCTTCTTGCTCTTGGCGAGTTTACCGATCCTGGTGATGAGTGCCTGAAGAACCACCAAAACTCTCTTACACATTTTTGGCACCTGATCCAGTCTTACTCCTTTTATTGGGGGTTACATTTTTCCTACAGttgggttggggggggggtggattTTGATCCATTCATTTCCAGTCTTCATGTTGAGCTGGTGGACCAGCCCTGGAGAAGAGGCACACGTGCTCAGTGCCCTGCGGGGGCTCTTGGCAAGACTGGCTCCAGATTCCCTTGGACGCATTTTGGTGGAGGATGGACAAGTCGGCTGGCTCAGTCTCCCCTCTCTTGCTCTAagggattttttcttcctgaagagcAAAGGAACGCATTCGTGGGATTCCACAGctgcggcggggaggggagggacaGCGGGGCCATTCATCCCCGGGCtttattgaaaacagaattgttCATACGTGTCCATCCTCAGCTTCAGAAAGATAACCATTTCCCTAGATTGAAACCATTTCTTTAGTTCCTAcacaggacaaaaaataaaaataaaaagggaagagagcctgctccctgcctgtctCTGCCTCCTTGcatcctgcttttccttctcccgGCCGACCCCACCGGGCGAATGACCGCAGCCAACACCAtagcagccctgctctggaggGGCTTTGCCTTTGGGGAAGGCAAGCAGCCGCGGGGTTACTGAGCCTTTGAAGCAGGAGGGGTAATTACAGCATTTGGCATCTCTGCGAGAGCATTAATAAAGTGCAGTCAGCCCCTCTTATATATACTGCCTCGTGCTGGGAGAGCGGCAGAGTCGCTGGAAGTTACTCACCAGCAGATTTTGGAGCCAGAAGCAAGGAGGCATTTCCCTCACACAGCCATCCCCCAGCTCGGTGCTGGCATTTGAGGTGTTTTCAGGGGAGCCGGGGACACAGGGGAGCAGCCCAGTGCCACCAGCTGCCCCAAGCCCTGGCCTCGATGTGCTTTAAAACCCAAcaacaccccccaaaaaaacaatttttgatgCTGGTAGGAAACCGTGCAAGGACATTTCCACGTCCCCATCCTCAGACCTGCCTTTGCGAAGGAGAAATGGAAACCCAGGTGAAAAATGACcattctgctccagcagggagaCCACACCAGGCACCTGGCACGCGCTGCAGGCGCTTTGAAAGGCTTCATAGTGCAGGCTCGTGGGggaaagcagtgctgcaggagaaaGCCTGGCACGGGGAGAGCAgccttgcttttttcttcaggggGGAGGAATTATTCCCAGTCCCCAAATGGGTGACAGCCCATCTTGCccatttttcctgctgctgaaatTGATTAATCAGGAAACTCAGAGTGGCCCGGGCAAGTCGTAGGATGGAAGCTGCCAAGTGCAACATCtccccatacacacacacacatacgtCCTGCTGCTCACCAGCACCACCGGCCCCACAGCATGCACCAGCTCGCTGAGCCACCCCAGCCATGCTCTCAGGACGTGACACGGGTGGGTGACACCAGAGCAGTTTgtggcagcagcacctcccgTCTCGCCCAGCACATGTGTCTGTAGCCTCTGCCCGACACGCGTTTTGCAGGGGTGGTGGAGCAGAGGTGGGTAAGGCACCGCTCGATTCTTTAGCTTTTATCTTTCACTGCTGTGAGATGATTAAATACACTCCCTTGATTGTTAACCACTATCTTTGCCCATCCCTAG
Proteins encoded in this window:
- the GASK1A gene encoding Golgi-associated kinase 1A isoform X2 — encoded protein: MAQRPWRRTGLKHPPLVALGVLLALALLALTHLPPPPTGVHGRARSLRMAPVPISQSPAPRPRQDTATTLCGHKPPTRRTRRHQGDSRQLRELGMPSPLSSVEQPCWRGNPQHGDRLRLGGTAPPWLSDDDIQKMKLLAHGQVVSKTRVPAHGQVLRVRLHTEGDPQPTSPQGDCGDGRCGLIKRPGDLYEVVAFHLDRVLGLNRSLPAVARRFSSPILPYSYTNGATRPVIWWAPDVQHLEDTNNDQNSCALGWLQYQEMLRTHGRAPVVGDTPCKSIQHGEWGRLALFDFLLQVHDRLDRYCCGFEPDPSEPCVEEMLHEKCRNPAELVLVHILVRSSAPSRLVFIDNAGRPQQPEAKLNFRLLQGIDSFPETAVAVLRSGCLGRRLLESLYMDRELWESQGGAAGLRPLLRTLERRGQVLLRYLQQHNLTAVRDTPR
- the GASK1A gene encoding Golgi-associated kinase 1A isoform X1 codes for the protein MPPCFWLQNLLAQRPWRRTGLKHPPLVALGVLLALALLALTHLPPPPTGVHGRARSLRMAPVPISQSPAPRPRQDTATTLCGHKPPTRRTRRHQGDSRQLRELGMPSPLSSVEQPCWRGNPQHGDRLRLGGTAPPWLSDDDIQKMKLLAHGQVVSKTRVPAHGQVLRVRLHTEGDPQPTSPQGDCGDGRCGLIKRPGDLYEVVAFHLDRVLGLNRSLPAVARRFSSPILPYSYTNGATRPVIWWAPDVQHLEDTNNDQNSCALGWLQYQEMLRTHGRAPVVGDTPCKSIQHGEWGRLALFDFLLQVHDRLDRYCCGFEPDPSEPCVEEMLHEKCRNPAELVLVHILVRSSAPSRLVFIDNAGRPQQPEAKLNFRLLQGIDSFPETAVAVLRSGCLGRRLLESLYMDRELWESQGGAAGLRPLLRTLERRGQVLLRYLQQHNLTAVRDTPR
- the GASK1A gene encoding Golgi-associated kinase 1A isoform X3; the encoded protein is MAPVPISQSPAPRPRQDTATTLCGHKPPTRRTRRHQGDSRQLRELGMPSPLSSVEQPCWRGNPQHGDRLRLGGTAPPWLSDDDIQKMKLLAHGQVVSKTRVPAHGQVLRVRLHTEGDPQPTSPQGDCGDGRCGLIKRPGDLYEVVAFHLDRVLGLNRSLPAVARRFSSPILPYSYTNGATRPVIWWAPDVQHLEDTNNDQNSCALGWLQYQEMLRTHGRAPVVGDTPCKSIQHGEWGRLALFDFLLQVHDRLDRYCCGFEPDPSEPCVEEMLHEKCRNPAELVLVHILVRSSAPSRLVFIDNAGRPQQPEAKLNFRLLQGIDSFPETAVAVLRSGCLGRRLLESLYMDRELWESQGGAAGLRPLLRTLERRGQVLLRYLQQHNLTAVRDTPR